The stretch of DNA TTCACACACGCACTCAGAGCCAAAGGGAAGGGAGCGGAGTGTGCACCAACTCCAAATTTAAGGGCGGACCCCAAATACGCACGCATTCATCAGCTAGCTTCATCATTCGTGTACTATAATGGCGGAGCTTGTGTCTTTTGGGCGTCAGGTTGATCCATGGACCTGTCGCCAAACCCCGAGAGCCCGAATGccccgggcggcggtggcggcagcggcgcCGGTGGATCTAGCGGCGGTGGAGGGGCGTCCTCGTCTGCTGGGGGTGGAGGCACACCGCAGACGCCCAGCCGGTACGAGGCGCAGAAGCGGCGGGACTGGAACACGTTCGGGCAGTACCTGCGGAACCACCGGCCGCCGCTGAGCCTCGCGCAGTGCAGCGGCGCGCACGTGCTGGAGTTTCTGCGGTACCTGGACCAGTTCGGCAAGACCAAGGTGCACACGGCGTCGTGCCCCTTCTTCGGCCACCCAAACCCGCCGGCGCCCTGCCCCTGCCCGCTGCGTCAGGCGTGGGGGAGCCTCGACGCGCTCGTGGGACGCCTTCGCGCCGCGTTCGAGGAGCACGGCGGCCGCCCCGAGTCCAACCCCTTCGCCGCCCGCGCGGTCCGCCTGTTCCTCCGCGAGGTCCGCGAGCACCAGGCTCGCGCGCGCGGCGTCAGCTACGAGAAGAAGAAGCGCAAGAAGCCGACGCCTGGTgacgccagcagcagcagcagccaccaGGCTCCAcccccaccgccaccgccccccgccGGTGCGGCCTGCTGAGGAGGAGAGAGGACCTGTACTGCGCACGTGCCCATTTGGTATGCCGGACCGATGATGAGCATATTTTATGTAGGTCTCGATCGATTAACTGcttgtgcatgcatgcattgttTTACTACCATTCTGCCGGGCTTAAGATCTAGACTAGATGATTCAGACTTTTATTGATCGTGCTACGTCCATTTGCTAGTTATTATTTGCTTCTGCTTAATTTCTACTGCCAAGCTTCCTCTATCTTAATTTTTGTGTTGAACTTTGTTCTTGCAAGTAAGTGAATGCCATTGACTGATCATGGATTGCCCACATGCCTGCGTTAAACGTCTCACTGCTCATTAAAACACGTACATATAGTACGTACTATGTCCTGAATTAAGTTTATAGAGATAGCTTGCGTGTGCGTATGGTGACCGTACGCTGCGCACGCAAGAGATCAATCGATAGATGAGGTGCATTGCATCTGNNNNNNNNNNNNNNNNNNNNNNNNNNNNNNNNNNNNNNNNNNNNNNNNNNNNNNNNNNNNNNNNNNNNNNNNNNNNNNNNNNNNNNNNNNNNNNNNNNNNNNNNNNNNNNNNNNNNNNNNNNNNNNNNNNNNNNNNNNNNNNNNNNNNNNNNNNNNNNNNNNNNNNNNNNNNNNNNNNNNNNNNNNNNNNNNNNNNNNNNNNNNNNNNNNNNNNNNNNNNNNNNNNNNNNNNNNNNNNNNNNNNNNNNNNNNNNNNNNNNNNNNNNNNNNNNNNNNNNNNNNNNNNNNNNNNNNNNNNNNNNNNNNNNNNNNNNNNNNNNNNNNNNNNNNNNNNNNNNNNNNNNNNNNNNNNNNNNNNNNNNNNNNNNNNNNNNNNNNNNNNNNNNNNNNNNNNNNNNNNNNNNNNNNNNNNtctctgtgtgtgtgtgtgtgtgtgtgtgtgtgtgtagtcttGTGGCGCACTCGCGAGCATCATCTTCACCTTGGTCTTGGTACTTGGAAGCAAGAATTCAATCCGCCACATAGGAGTACACATAAATATCGCTAGCTTTGCGTTGGTTCCTTGTGTTGTGATCCTTTCCGCCTTATTTTCTTGTATTCCCATCCCAAGCTGCACCAGCCACCACCAATGAGAATGAGtgtccggccggatcccggcggcGCTGTACTGTACGTATGAAGAGGACGACGTACTGTTCCCCGCGTACGTGTGCACAGCGCGCGACGGTGGCCGGGCTACTGTTGTTCTTCCTCGGCCACCCCCGCGTCTCGTTCTCTAGCTAGCTTGTGTGCGTGACAGTGGTGAATAGCTATAGGAGGAGTACTACGAGCGCGCTACTGTTGTCCCTCCTGCCTGCGcgtgcgtgctagctgccggtcggCTCGCTGTCTAGCTAAGCTACATGGCGCTCCAGATCGGGTCAAACAGCCCAATAGTTTGCCTGCTGCCTGCGTCGTCCCATCCTTCTCGGTGCAGTTAGTACTTGCGCTTACCCGTATTTGATTCCAAATAAGGAGATGGTACATTTGTCGACGTCGACTGTGTCTTGCCAAATTGCATTGATTCCATAGATTTCCTACTGTTTCCTCCGCCAGATTTCACTGCTTCTTGCTTGGCCTGCTAGCTCCTCATTTTATGCATGAAGCTAGCTTACAAAAATGATATGCAGTGTATGCACCAGCTAGCTGTGTGCCTGCCTGGGATACGAAGCCTGATTAGCGATCAAATTGATGAAATTTTAGAAACTACTTATACTCCCTAGCTCCATTTGAAAATATATAAGGCATAGTTTCGTTTCGTTAAGACGAGGCTTTGACGAGCAACTAGTACTTTGTTGAGTATGTGGTTTATTCCTCCTTTCTTTGTCCCTAAAGAAATTAAGTACTCAACAAATGAACATATATTCCGTGATCAACATGTATTTTTCTTAAATACATCAAACATGTGCTACATATTAGCAGTGAGGTATATACTGTTTGCACTTCACAAAGTACTCAGCTTACTGTTATACATTCTCCCTTATATAATCAGCCTATGACCGATTATAAGCATATACATGTAGTTAGTACTATATGTTTGAAGCCTTCACAGATCTGCATGTTAATTTACATGCATCACTACTGAGCTGTTACCTACTGGCATGTTTGATGTTCCCTTACTACTGATATCCTCTTCTATTTGTTATATTATGGATACCTACATCACTACCGAACTGGTAGTGTATTTGACTTCTCGTCAAAATCCATTACTCTTTCAGTATTCCTAGAATGCatgttatatgatgttaactgttgcACAGGTTTCTTTTCTATTCCCGGATCTGCGTGATATTTATAAATTGAACATACTTTTTTTTTGGCTGGACAAGCTAGTTTTTACAATGCTAATTATATAATAGGATCTTACTCGACCATAACAATTCTAAAGTGTTGCCTTTACCTTAAAACTCCGAAATTGTTAACCTATACAAAGCTAAATTTGCAATATCAAGTTTTAAAATTCCAACGAGTTCATATATATAGCTTCCTAAAACTGTAGAGTGTGATAGCATAAACACCTGTTACTTTGGATATTGTtcacaagtgtgtgtgtgtgtgtgtgtgtgtgtgtgtgtgtgtgtgtgtgtgtgtgtgtgtatcataTGTTGTAATAATATTATGTACTATAGAATTGTTAGAGGTGTGTAATTCTGCTGAGCATAAACGATTTCACCCACAAACTAATTATCATAAAGTAATATGGAAATGTGGTCATACTTCCAATAACAAACATACAAGGATAATGAATTATATAACACACTAAAGTACAATACGTGTATGTATAAAGTACATTCAAATACAAAAGGTATaattgaccataattcaaattttatttgaattataaCTTATTTAGGAATACTAGGAAGCGCCACAGCCCCATGTACATATATGTAGCTTAAATAAGATATAGTACAGTAAACGTGCACTTGATTTTCTTCTTTGCAAAATTCATTAGTTTGGTATCGCTATGGTACATACGTAAACAATATGCTGAGTATGTCGCTCTAATCCTAATTGGTCAGAATCCTACTATAGTACAGAATTGTAGTTACTTCAAGAGTAT from Triticum dicoccoides isolate Atlit2015 ecotype Zavitan chromosome 6A, WEW_v2.0, whole genome shotgun sequence encodes:
- the LOC119317158 gene encoding protein G1-like3 gives rise to the protein MDLSPNPESPNAPGGGGGSGAGGSSGGGGASSSAGGGGTPQTPSRYEAQKRRDWNTFGQYLRNHRPPLSLAQCSGAHVLEFLRYLDQFGKTKVHTASCPFFGHPNPPAPCPCPLRQAWGSLDALVGRLRAAFEEHGGRPESNPFAARAVRLFLREVREHQARARGVSYEKKKRKKPTPGDASSSSSHQAPPPPPPPPAGAAC